In Triticum aestivum cultivar Chinese Spring chromosome 5B, IWGSC CS RefSeq v2.1, whole genome shotgun sequence, the following proteins share a genomic window:
- the LOC123115698 gene encoding zealexin A1 synthase translates to MMDFAALSPLLFLFFVLLILKLVIDRYASPTRGQRLPPGPWQLPLIGSLHHLLLSRSGGLPHRAMRDLSRAHGPLMLLRLGAVPTLVVSSAEAAREVMKTHDAAFASRHLSATLDIISCGGKGILFSHYNDRWRELRRICVHELFSQRRVLSFRPAREDEVARLVRAVSDGCRGGQAVNLSEKMCRMTNDSVVRAAIGGRCHHRDEFLHELDEAVRLTGGINLADLYPSSRLVRRFSVAARDMVRCQRNIYRIVESIIKERAGAQVPERDEDLLGVLLRLKKDGGLQFELTTEIISTVIFDIFSAGSETSSTTLEWAMSELMRNPRVLHKVQSEVREAFKGQDKLTEDDIVKVRLGYLHLVIKEALRLHPPAALLLPRECRETCRVMGYDVPKGTKVFVNVWAMGRDDRYWGDAEAFRPERFENSTVDFKGADFEFLPFGAGRRMCPGMSLGMANMELALASLLFHFDWELPCGVGAEDMDMTETFGITVRRKSKLWVHAKPHVPCTPSDRR, encoded by the exons ATGATGGACTTCGCGGCGCTCTCGCCGCTACTCTTCCTCTTCTTCGTTCTGCTCATCCTCAAACTGGTCATCGACCGCTACGCATCGCCAACCCGCGGGCAACGGCTGCCACCCGGCCCATGGCAGCTGCCGCTCATCGGCAGCCTGCACCACCTCCTGCTGTCGCGCTCCGGGGGCCTGCCCCACCGGGCCATGCGCGACCTCTCCCGCGCCCACGGCCCGCTCATGCTCCTCCGCCTCGGCGCCGTGCCCACGCTCGTCGTCTCCTCCGCCGAGGCCGCCAGGGAGGTCATGAAGACCCACGACGCCGCCTTCGCCAGCCGCCACCTCAGCGCCACGCTCGACATCATCAGCTGCGGCGGCAAGGGCATCCTCTTCTCCCACTACAACGACCGCTGGCGCGAGCTCCGCAGGATCTGCGTACACGAGCTCTTCAGCCAGCGCCGCGTGCTCTCTTTCCGCCCTGCGCGGGAGGACGAGGTCGCTCGCCTCGTGCGCGCAGTGTCCGACGGGTGCCGCGGCGGCCAAGCCGTCAACCTCAGCGAGAAGATGTGCCGGATGACCAACGACTCCGTGGTGCGCGCGGCCATCGGCGGGAGGTGCCACCACCGCGACGAGTTCTTGCACGAGCTAGACGAGGCCGTGCGGCTCACCGGCGGGATCAATCTCGCTGACCTGTACCCGTCGTCGCGGCTCGTGCGCCGGTTCAGCGTCGCCGCGCGGGACATGGTCAGGTGCCAGAGGAACATCTACCGCATCGTGGAGAGCATCATAAAAGAACGCGCCGGCGCGCAGGTGCCGGAGAGAGACGAGGACCTGCTCGGCGTCCTCCTCAGGCTGAAGAAGGACGGCGGCCTGCAGTTTGAACTCACCACCGAGATCATCAGCACCGTCATCTTC GACATCTTTTCTGCTGGGAGCGAGACATCGTCGACGACGCTCGAATGGGCCATGTCGGAGCTTATGAGAAACCCACGAGTTCTCCACAAGGTGCAGTCGGAGGTGAGAGAGGCCTTCAAGGGGCAAGACAAGCTGACCGAGGACGACATCGTCAAGGTGAGGCTGGGCTACCTCCACCTGGTGATCAAGGAGGCCCTGAGGCTGCACCCGCCGGCGGCGCTCCTGCTCCCACGCGAGTGCCGCGAGACGTGCCGGGTGATGGGCTACGACGTGCCCAAGGGCACCAAGGTGTTCGTCAACGTGTGGGCGATGGGGAGGGACGACAGGTACTGGGGCGACGCCGAGGCATTCAGGCCGGAGAGGTTCGAGAACAGCACCGTGGATTTCAAGGGCGCCGACTTCGAGTTCCTCCCCTTCGGAGCCGGCCGGAGGATGTGCCCCGGCATGTCGCTCGGGATGGCCAACATGGAGCTGGCGCTCGCTAGCCTCCTTTTCCACTTCGACTGGGAGCTGCCCTGTGGCGTCGGGGCCGAAGACATGGACATGACGGAGACCTTCGGTATCACGGTGAGAAGGAAGTCCAAGCTCTGGGTGCACGCAAAACCCCACGTTCCATGTACTCCCTCGGATCGGAGGTAG